In the genome of Populus nigra chromosome 9, ddPopNigr1.1, whole genome shotgun sequence, one region contains:
- the LOC133702656 gene encoding transcription factor MYB41-like: MGKSPSCDKNGLKKGPWTAEEDQQLITYIQKHGHGRWRILPKNAGLKRCGKSCRLRWTNYLRPDIKRGKFSDEEEQTIIQLHGILGNKWSTIATRLPGRTDNEIKNYWNTHIKKRLLMMGIDPATHKPRLDLLQHCSALSSCLHNSSQLSIPSMLGIGPILNPNLLNLATSFLSCQGNISQEVSPRHFEESQRRNNQVNDQFQCLQPNELQNQAQACTNTSGAQSLNETQISEANLEQLISRDPTNFSCQNSLQSSWHTIEETPNVSESLMSNYVYHDCNNKPIINDISFETLPSLSFGSLLSTPSYSTTPLHSSSTTYVNVSDEDEKNIYCSDMLSFDIPSCLDGNRLV, encoded by the exons ATGGGAAAATCTCCTTCTTGTGACAAAAATGGACTCAAGAAAGGTCCATGGACTGCAGAGGAAGATCAACAATTGATCACTTACATTCAGAAACATGGGCATGGAAGATGGCGAATCCTACCCAAAAACGCAG GACTCAAAAGATGTGGAAAGAGTTGCCGTCTCCGGTGGACTAATTACCTGAGACCTGACATCAAGAGAGGAAAATTCTCGGATGAAGAAGAACAGACAATAATTCAACTGCATGGTATTTTGGGAAATAA GTGGTCTACAATTGCTACTCGCTTACCCGGAAGAActgataatgaaataaaaaactactGGAACACCCACATCAAGAAAAGGCTATTGATGATGGGGATTGATCCTGCGACTCACAAGCCACGCCTCGATCTTCTTCAACACTGCTCGGCTCTCAGTTCGTGCCTCCACAACTCATCTCAGCTTAGTATTCCAAGTATGCTTGGGATTGGACCCATTTTGAACCCAAATCTCTTAAATCTAGCCACTTCTTTCTTGTCATGCCAAGGCAATATCAGCCAAGAAGTCAGTCCAAGACATTTTGAAGAAAGCCAGCGTAGAAATAACCAAGTCAATGATCAATTTCAATGCTTACAGCCAAACGAGCTCCAAAACCAAGCCCAAGCTTGCACGAACACATCGGGTGCTCAATCTCTAAATGAAACCCAAATTAGTGAAGCCAATTTGGAGCAACTTATTTCTAGAGATCCCACCAACTTCAGCTGCCAAAATTCTTTACAAAGTTCGTGGCATACCATTGAAGAGACTCCCAACGTTAGTGAAAGTTTGATGTCAAACTATGTGTATCATGACTGTAATAATAAACCCATCATCAACGATATTTCCTTTGAGACACTACCAAGTCTGAGTTTTGGTTCCCTTCTATCTACACCTTCATACAGCACAACTCCCTTGCATTCTTCATCGACAACTTATGTCAATGTTAGCGATGAAGACGAAAAGAATATTTATTGCAGTGATATGTTGTCTTTTGATATCCCCAGTTGCTTGGATGGCAACAGGCTTGTATGA
- the LOC133703158 gene encoding ubiquitin carboxyl-terminal hydrolase 14-like isoform X2, whose product MELLRSNLSRVRIPEPTNRIYKHECCVSFETPRSEGGLFVDMTTFLAFGKDYVDWNYEKTGNPVYLHIKQTRKVVPEDRPSKKPTLLAIGVEGGFDNNEPQYEETHNIVILPDYVTFPFPSVELPEKVRLAVDAIIMAEGAERKEQLAAWTADKKQVSAYAMNLPQIDNGVIVPPSGWKCAKCDKKDNLWLNLTDGMILCGRKNFDGTGGNNHAIAHYKETSYPLAVKLGTITADLEAADVFSYPEDDSVVDPLLAQHLAFFGIDFSALQKTEMTTAERELDQNTNFDWNRIQESGQDSELIHGPGYTGLANLGNSCYMAATMQVVFSTRSFNSRYYTNQSLKMAFEMAPADPTVDLNMQLTKLAHGMLSGKYSVPAPEDDDENAAISTTNKQEGIPPRMFKAVIAASHPEFSSMRQQDALEFFLHFLDQVERVNGGSSALDPSRSFKFGIEERILCPSGKVGFNKRLDYILSLNIPLHEATNKEELEAFHKLKAEKISEGKDVSSDEIVRPRVPLAACLANYSAPEEIQDYYSTALKAKTTALKTAGLTSFPDYLVLHMRKFVLEEGWVPKKLDVYIDVPDIIDISYMRSKGLQPGEELLPDGVPEAEVESNNPVANEDIVAQLVSMGFNHLHCQKAAINTSNAGVEEAMNWLLAHMDDPDIDVPVSQGAHGNEVDQSKVDTLLSFGFQEEISRKALKASGGDIEKATDWIFNNPDASVSSDMDTSTSSSKPTPDDTELPDGRGRYGLFGIVSHMGTSTHCGHYVAHVLKDGRWVIFNDNKVAASINPPKDMGYLYFFERLDN is encoded by the exons ATGGAGCTGCTCCGATCGAATCTCTCTCGGGTTCGGATCCCTGAACCAACTAATCGCATCTACAAGCATGAGTGCTGCGTCTCCTTCGAAACTCCG AGGTCTGAAGGCGGGTTGTTTGTCGACATGACCACATTTCTTGCTTTTGGGAAAGATTATGTGGATTGGAATTATGAGAAGACTGGAAACCCTGTTTATTTACACATAAAGCAAACCAGGAAGGTGGTCCCTGAAGATCGGCCTTCCAAGAAACCAACTCTTTTGGCTATAG GTGTTGAAGGGGGATTTGACAACAATGAACCTCAATATGAAGAAACTCACAATATAGTTATATTACCTGATTATGTTACTTTTCCATTCCCTTCAGTGGAGTTGCCAGAGAAG GTAAGGTTGGCTGTTGATGCTATCATAATGGCTGAAGGTGCAGAGAGGAAAGAGCAACTTGCTGCCTGGACAGCTGATAAGAAGCAAGTTAGTGCATATGCAATGAATTTACCACAGATTGACAATGGTGTTATTGTCCCACCTTCTGGATGGAAATGTGCCAAGTGTgacaaaaaagataatttgtgGCTAAATCTTACTGATGGAATGATTCTTTGTGGGCGAAAGAATTTTGATGGAACTGGAGGCAACAACCATGCCATTGCACATTACAAGGAGACAAGCTACCCTCTAGCTGTGAAGCTTGGGACAATTACCGCTGATCTTGAAGCAGCAG ATGTTTTCTCATATCCAGAGGATGATAGTGTTGTGGACCCGCTTTTAGCACAACATTTGGCATTTTTTGGCATTGATTTTTCTGCCTTACAAAAG ACTGAAATGACTACTGCTGAGAGGGAACTTGACCAGAATACCAACTTTGATTGGAACCGAATTCAGGAAAGTGGACAGGATTCGGAACTCATTCATGGACCTGGTTATACAGGACTTGCGAATCTTGGAAACAG CTGCTACATGGCAGCAACGATGCAAGTTGTGTTCTCAACACGTTCCTTCAATTCACG ATACTACACTAACCAAAGCTTAAAAATGGCATTTGAGATGGCTCCTGCTGATCCAACTGTAGACTTAAATATGCAGCT TACAAAGCTGGCACATGGTATGCTGTCTGGCAAATACTCGGTTCCAGCACCCGAG GATGATGACGAGAATGCTGCTATCTCAACAACCAAC AAACAGGAAGGTATACCCCCTCGTATGTTCAAAGCAGTTATTGCTGCCAGCCATCCTGAGTTTTCTTCCATGAGGCAACAG GATGCATTGGAATTCTTCCTACACTTTCTTGATCAAGTTGAACGTGTTAATGGCGGGAGTTCTGCGTTGGATCCTTCAAGGAGTTTCAAGTTTGGAATTGAAGAACGTATCCTGTGTCCATCTGGAAAAGTTGGGTTCAATAAAAGGCTTGACTATATTCTCTCTTTGAATATTCCCCTACATGAAGCAACCAATAAag AAGAACTAGAAGCCTTCCACAAATTGAAAGCAGAAAAGATTTCTGAAGGAAAGGATGT GTCCAGTGATGAAATTGTGCGTCCAAGGGTTCCCCTAGCAGCATGCCTTGCTAATTATTCAGCTCCAGAGGAGATACAAGATTACTATAGCACTGCCTTGAAGGCTAAGACAACAGCACTGAA GACTGCTGGTCTAACTTCATTCCCTGATTATTTGGTGTTGCACATGCGAAAATTTGTATTGGAGGAAGGCTGGGTGCCAAAAAAGCTTG ATGTCTACATAGATGTTCCTGATATCATAGATATCAGCTACATGCGAAGCAAAGGCCTTCAACCAGGGGAGGAGTTGTTACCAGATGGGG TACCTGAGGCAGAGGTGGAATCAAATAACCCTGTGGCCAATGAGGATATTGTTGCCCAGCTTGTCTCAATGGGGTTCAATCATCTACATTGCCAGAAAGCTGCTATAAATACCTCAAATGCTGGAGTAGAAGAGGCTATGAATTGGTTGCTTGCTCACATGGATGACCCAG ATATAGATGTTCCTGTTTCCCAAGGGGCACATGGTAATGAAGTTGATCAATCGAAAGTTGATACCCTACTATCATTTGGTTTTCAAGAAGAAATTTCTCGAAAGGCACTTAAGGCATCG GGTGGTGACATTGAGAAAGCTACAGATTGGATATTCAACAATCCTGATGCTTCTGTTTCATCTGACATGGACACCTCCACATCAAGCTCTAAACCTACTCCTGATGACACTGAATTACCTGATGGAAGAGGGA GATACGGGCTTTTTGGGATAGTGAGCCACATGGGAACCTCTACCCACTGTGGACATTATGTTGCTCACGTCCTGAAAGATGGCAGATGGGTAATCTTCAACGACAACAAGGTTGCGGCCTCCATAAACCCCCCCAAGGACATGGGGTATTTGTACTTCTTTGAGAGGCTTGACAACTGA
- the LOC133703158 gene encoding ubiquitin carboxyl-terminal hydrolase 14-like isoform X1 encodes MELLRSNLSRVRIPEPTNRIYKHECCVSFETPRSEGGLFVDMTTFLAFGKDYVDWNYEKTGNPVYLHIKQTRKVVPEDRPSKKPTLLAIGVEGGFDNNEPQYEETHNIVILPDYVTFPFPSVELPEKVRLAVDAIIMAEGAERKEQLAAWTADKKQVSAYAMNLPQIDNGVIVPPSGWKCAKCDKKDNLWLNLTDGMILCGRKNFDGTGGNNHAIAHYKETSYPLAVKLGTITADLEAADVFSYPEDDSVVDPLLAQHLAFFGIDFSALQKTEMTTAERELDQNTNFDWNRIQESGQDSELIHGPGYTGLANLGNSCYMAATMQVVFSTRSFNSRYYTNQSLKMAFEMAPADPTVDLNMQLTKLAHGMLSGKYSVPAPEKDDDENAAISTTNKQEGIPPRMFKAVIAASHPEFSSMRQQDALEFFLHFLDQVERVNGGSSALDPSRSFKFGIEERILCPSGKVGFNKRLDYILSLNIPLHEATNKEELEAFHKLKAEKISEGKDVSSDEIVRPRVPLAACLANYSAPEEIQDYYSTALKAKTTALKTAGLTSFPDYLVLHMRKFVLEEGWVPKKLDVYIDVPDIIDISYMRSKGLQPGEELLPDGVPEAEVESNNPVANEDIVAQLVSMGFNHLHCQKAAINTSNAGVEEAMNWLLAHMDDPDIDVPVSQGAHGNEVDQSKVDTLLSFGFQEEISRKALKASGGDIEKATDWIFNNPDASVSSDMDTSTSSSKPTPDDTELPDGRGRYGLFGIVSHMGTSTHCGHYVAHVLKDGRWVIFNDNKVAASINPPKDMGYLYFFERLDN; translated from the exons ATGGAGCTGCTCCGATCGAATCTCTCTCGGGTTCGGATCCCTGAACCAACTAATCGCATCTACAAGCATGAGTGCTGCGTCTCCTTCGAAACTCCG AGGTCTGAAGGCGGGTTGTTTGTCGACATGACCACATTTCTTGCTTTTGGGAAAGATTATGTGGATTGGAATTATGAGAAGACTGGAAACCCTGTTTATTTACACATAAAGCAAACCAGGAAGGTGGTCCCTGAAGATCGGCCTTCCAAGAAACCAACTCTTTTGGCTATAG GTGTTGAAGGGGGATTTGACAACAATGAACCTCAATATGAAGAAACTCACAATATAGTTATATTACCTGATTATGTTACTTTTCCATTCCCTTCAGTGGAGTTGCCAGAGAAG GTAAGGTTGGCTGTTGATGCTATCATAATGGCTGAAGGTGCAGAGAGGAAAGAGCAACTTGCTGCCTGGACAGCTGATAAGAAGCAAGTTAGTGCATATGCAATGAATTTACCACAGATTGACAATGGTGTTATTGTCCCACCTTCTGGATGGAAATGTGCCAAGTGTgacaaaaaagataatttgtgGCTAAATCTTACTGATGGAATGATTCTTTGTGGGCGAAAGAATTTTGATGGAACTGGAGGCAACAACCATGCCATTGCACATTACAAGGAGACAAGCTACCCTCTAGCTGTGAAGCTTGGGACAATTACCGCTGATCTTGAAGCAGCAG ATGTTTTCTCATATCCAGAGGATGATAGTGTTGTGGACCCGCTTTTAGCACAACATTTGGCATTTTTTGGCATTGATTTTTCTGCCTTACAAAAG ACTGAAATGACTACTGCTGAGAGGGAACTTGACCAGAATACCAACTTTGATTGGAACCGAATTCAGGAAAGTGGACAGGATTCGGAACTCATTCATGGACCTGGTTATACAGGACTTGCGAATCTTGGAAACAG CTGCTACATGGCAGCAACGATGCAAGTTGTGTTCTCAACACGTTCCTTCAATTCACG ATACTACACTAACCAAAGCTTAAAAATGGCATTTGAGATGGCTCCTGCTGATCCAACTGTAGACTTAAATATGCAGCT TACAAAGCTGGCACATGGTATGCTGTCTGGCAAATACTCGGTTCCAGCACCCGAG AAGGATGATGACGAGAATGCTGCTATCTCAACAACCAAC AAACAGGAAGGTATACCCCCTCGTATGTTCAAAGCAGTTATTGCTGCCAGCCATCCTGAGTTTTCTTCCATGAGGCAACAG GATGCATTGGAATTCTTCCTACACTTTCTTGATCAAGTTGAACGTGTTAATGGCGGGAGTTCTGCGTTGGATCCTTCAAGGAGTTTCAAGTTTGGAATTGAAGAACGTATCCTGTGTCCATCTGGAAAAGTTGGGTTCAATAAAAGGCTTGACTATATTCTCTCTTTGAATATTCCCCTACATGAAGCAACCAATAAag AAGAACTAGAAGCCTTCCACAAATTGAAAGCAGAAAAGATTTCTGAAGGAAAGGATGT GTCCAGTGATGAAATTGTGCGTCCAAGGGTTCCCCTAGCAGCATGCCTTGCTAATTATTCAGCTCCAGAGGAGATACAAGATTACTATAGCACTGCCTTGAAGGCTAAGACAACAGCACTGAA GACTGCTGGTCTAACTTCATTCCCTGATTATTTGGTGTTGCACATGCGAAAATTTGTATTGGAGGAAGGCTGGGTGCCAAAAAAGCTTG ATGTCTACATAGATGTTCCTGATATCATAGATATCAGCTACATGCGAAGCAAAGGCCTTCAACCAGGGGAGGAGTTGTTACCAGATGGGG TACCTGAGGCAGAGGTGGAATCAAATAACCCTGTGGCCAATGAGGATATTGTTGCCCAGCTTGTCTCAATGGGGTTCAATCATCTACATTGCCAGAAAGCTGCTATAAATACCTCAAATGCTGGAGTAGAAGAGGCTATGAATTGGTTGCTTGCTCACATGGATGACCCAG ATATAGATGTTCCTGTTTCCCAAGGGGCACATGGTAATGAAGTTGATCAATCGAAAGTTGATACCCTACTATCATTTGGTTTTCAAGAAGAAATTTCTCGAAAGGCACTTAAGGCATCG GGTGGTGACATTGAGAAAGCTACAGATTGGATATTCAACAATCCTGATGCTTCTGTTTCATCTGACATGGACACCTCCACATCAAGCTCTAAACCTACTCCTGATGACACTGAATTACCTGATGGAAGAGGGA GATACGGGCTTTTTGGGATAGTGAGCCACATGGGAACCTCTACCCACTGTGGACATTATGTTGCTCACGTCCTGAAAGATGGCAGATGGGTAATCTTCAACGACAACAAGGTTGCGGCCTCCATAAACCCCCCCAAGGACATGGGGTATTTGTACTTCTTTGAGAGGCTTGACAACTGA